The proteins below come from a single Roseiflexus sp. RS-1 genomic window:
- a CDS encoding alpha/beta hydrolase family protein, translated as MQEQDVILKRQKYNTRFKNGDMDFMFNWALGVSQIVGMSPSQVFYAVHDIRDGDPDGWRDGFWRQGDYQVERAREFLKHGQQLAAGQLHLGAAYAYRSALQYTHPSASDFNTRVQTMERAFQQGVHLIGIPMRPIEIPFEHAALPGYYLEHDEQSRPVVMMVGGGDTFREDLFYFAGYPGWKRGYNVVMVDLPGQGVTPDRGLHFRADMERPISAVLDWLEAHSAARPTQIAIYGVSGGGYTTALAVSSDPRISAWIASTPIFDLVEVFRREFGSAMKAPGWVINTFMRLAGMLNKSAEINLDKYAWQFGATDFKSVVDGVVALAKRVDYTGIATPSLFLMSEGEGDELKRQTLEIYHDLRRRGVDVTLCEFTAAEGADGHCQVNNLRLAHLVIFDWLDRVFGHTPGDRRLWV; from the coding sequence ATGCAAGAGCAGGACGTCATCCTGAAGCGGCAGAAGTACAACACGCGGTTCAAGAACGGCGATATGGACTTCATGTTCAACTGGGCGCTGGGTGTGAGCCAGATTGTCGGTATGTCGCCATCACAGGTCTTCTACGCCGTCCACGATATCAGAGACGGCGATCCAGACGGTTGGCGCGATGGTTTCTGGCGTCAGGGCGATTATCAGGTCGAACGGGCGCGAGAGTTTCTCAAACACGGTCAGCAACTGGCGGCTGGACAGTTGCACCTCGGTGCCGCATATGCGTACCGTTCGGCGTTGCAATACACCCACCCCAGCGCCAGCGATTTCAATACGCGCGTGCAAACAATGGAGCGCGCGTTTCAGCAGGGTGTCCACCTGATCGGCATCCCGATGCGTCCTATCGAGATTCCGTTCGAGCACGCCGCACTGCCGGGTTATTATCTGGAGCACGATGAGCAGTCGCGCCCGGTTGTGATGATGGTCGGCGGCGGGGATACATTCCGTGAAGACCTGTTCTACTTTGCGGGGTACCCTGGCTGGAAACGCGGCTACAACGTGGTGATGGTCGATCTGCCGGGGCAGGGTGTCACGCCAGACCGGGGGCTGCACTTCCGTGCAGACATGGAACGACCGATCAGCGCCGTGCTGGACTGGCTCGAAGCGCACTCCGCCGCTCGTCCCACGCAGATCGCCATCTACGGCGTCAGCGGAGGCGGATACACGACGGCGCTGGCAGTGTCGTCCGACCCGCGCATCAGCGCCTGGATTGCCAGCACTCCCATTTTCGATCTGGTCGAAGTGTTCCGACGCGAGTTCGGCAGCGCGATGAAAGCGCCCGGCTGGGTGATCAACACGTTCATGCGGTTGGCGGGCATGCTGAACAAAAGTGCGGAGATCAATCTCGACAAGTATGCCTGGCAATTTGGCGCAACCGATTTCAAGAGCGTCGTTGATGGCGTCGTTGCCCTGGCAAAGCGAGTGGACTACACGGGGATCGCCACGCCATCATTGTTTCTCATGAGCGAAGGGGAAGGCGATGAACTCAAGCGCCAGACGCTCGAAATATACCATGATCTCCGTCGACGCGGCGTCGACGTCACTCTCTGCGAATTTACCGCCGCCGAAGGTGCAGACGGTCACTGCCAGGTGAACAATCTGCGGCTGGCGCACCTGGTCATCTTCGACTGGCTCGACCGCGTGTTTGGGCATACGCCAGGCGATAGGCGACTGTGGGTGTGA
- a CDS encoding helix-turn-helix domain-containing protein has translation MPRPKAYVVTLTETERLSLLDLLKKGEVKARMVTRARILLRSAEGATDQSRADVLKVNPQTVRNIRKRFVEEGLEAAVQERPRPGAQPKLDSKQEAFLIALACSAPLTVWWRYSCAACVDVIVDS, from the coding sequence ATGCCCAGACCCAAAGCATACGTGGTGACGCTGACCGAAACGGAGCGCTTGTCCCTGCTTGATCTCCTGAAGAAGGGGGAAGTGAAAGCCCGGATGGTTACTCGGGCCCGGATTCTGCTCCGTTCCGCAGAGGGCGCGACCGATCAATCGAGAGCCGATGTGCTCAAGGTGAATCCGCAGACGGTGCGGAACATCCGAAAACGGTTCGTAGAGGAGGGGCTGGAAGCCGCTGTGCAGGAGCGCCCCCGGCCTGGCGCCCAGCCGAAACTGGACAGCAAACAGGAGGCGTTCCTGATCGCCCTGGCCTGCAGCGCGCCGCTGACAGTCTGGTGGAGATATTCATGCGCGGCGTGCGTCGACGTGATCGTTGATTCGTAA
- a CDS encoding MBL fold metallo-hydrolase: MCQSSTCPHCGKPLRLSAKFCGMCGKPLSRRAQSPISTLKHRSRFLGGKILPGLISLALICFALTIINPVRQSLLAVIGWDESDALPIITATATMTTFDVRETNDSLLTPTVAVAPPSPTTHVVAESSDKSLLEVHVIDVGQGDSILIRTPEGKTALIDGGYDNGRALAYLQAEGVTHVDVMVASHPHADHIGGLVEVLTALSVGEVWTSGATHTTGTYERFLDAIIAAKVPYHEARRGDVIPLGSLNLNVLHSDPNASELNNTSVVLRLAYGRISFLFTGDAEHAAEYEMLATVRDQLSATVLKVAHHGSYTSSSPEFLAAVQPAVAIYSAGRNNNYGHPHAETIQALQRIGATIYGTAEHGTIVITTDGKNYHVQTEYDRPTIQVPPTDNWQDSISLIPGSNISIADKDCSDFSTQAEAQAFFLANGGPDRDPHRLDGDNDGIACERLP; encoded by the coding sequence ATGTGCCAATCGTCCACATGCCCGCACTGTGGCAAACCTCTTCGTCTCTCGGCAAAATTCTGCGGGATGTGCGGAAAGCCGCTTTCTCGCCGGGCACAATCACCTATCAGCACACTCAAACATCGCTCCCGCTTTCTGGGCGGCAAGATTTTGCCTGGCCTGATCAGCTTAGCGCTCATATGTTTTGCTCTCACTATCATCAATCCGGTGCGTCAGAGTTTGCTCGCTGTCATCGGTTGGGACGAGAGCGACGCCCTACCAATCATTACAGCAACGGCAACGATGACGACTTTTGATGTCAGAGAAACAAATGACAGCCTATTGACGCCGACAGTTGCCGTTGCGCCTCCTTCACCAACGACACATGTTGTAGCAGAGTCGAGCGATAAATCGCTCCTGGAAGTCCATGTCATCGATGTCGGGCAGGGCGACAGTATCCTGATCCGGACGCCAGAAGGGAAGACTGCTCTGATTGACGGCGGATATGACAATGGGAGAGCACTCGCGTATCTGCAGGCGGAAGGCGTGACACATGTTGATGTGATGGTCGCATCGCATCCCCACGCTGACCATATTGGTGGTTTAGTAGAAGTCCTGACAGCGCTATCAGTCGGTGAGGTCTGGACATCCGGCGCGACCCACACAACTGGCACATATGAGCGCTTTTTAGATGCGATCATAGCAGCGAAGGTGCCGTACCACGAGGCGCGTCGAGGCGATGTTATTCCTCTTGGTAGCCTGAACTTGAACGTCCTGCATAGTGATCCGAATGCAAGTGAACTGAATAACACTTCAGTTGTGTTGCGCCTGGCCTATGGTCGTATTTCGTTTCTCTTCACCGGTGACGCTGAGCACGCTGCTGAGTACGAGATGCTTGCAACTGTCCGCGATCAACTCAGCGCTACAGTTCTGAAAGTTGCTCATCACGGATCGTACACCTCATCATCGCCAGAGTTCCTTGCCGCTGTTCAACCGGCAGTTGCTATTTATTCGGCTGGCCGCAATAATAACTACGGGCATCCGCACGCTGAGACGATCCAGGCTCTCCAGCGCATAGGCGCTACAATTTACGGCACAGCCGAACACGGTACTATTGTCATCACCACCGATGGCAAAAACTATCATGTACAAACTGAGTATGATCGTCCCACCATCCAGGTGCCGCCAACTGATAACTGGCAAGACTCAATATCCCTTATCCCTGGATCGAACATTTCAATCGCAGATAAGGATTGTAGCGACTTTTCAACTCAGGCCGAGGCACAGGCATTCTTCCTTGCCAATGGTGGACCTGACCGTGATCCACACAGGTTAGACGGAGACAACGATGGCATTGCCTGTGAAAGGCTGCCCTGA
- a CDS encoding DUF3006 domain-containing protein encodes MGESSHEPAVIDRFEGEYAVILVGEMQRPYDIPRHRLPPAAREGDWLRIERIDNQIITVQLDPEATAAARQRILSKLERLRKGEHLRDA; translated from the coding sequence ATGGGAGAATCGAGCCATGAGCCTGCTGTCATCGATCGCTTCGAAGGCGAATATGCCGTCATTTTAGTCGGCGAGATGCAACGACCATACGATATACCGCGCCACCGTCTTCCACCAGCTGCTCGCGAAGGAGATTGGTTGCGGATTGAACGTATTGACAATCAGATTATAACCGTTCAACTTGACCCTGAGGCCACTGCAGCAGCTCGACAACGCATTCTTTCCAAGTTAGAGCGTTTGCGCAAAGGTGAACATCTCAGGGATGCGTAA
- a CDS encoding acyl-CoA dehydrogenase family protein → MIELFHQQPPSLGNQYTDDRVLRSFLRRALPRDVLAQVEPDLTTMGELAGGELYRLHLADRLNEPVLTQWDAWGERIDHIEVSPLWKRAARLAAEYGLVALPYERTYGVFSRIVQFALVYLFHPSTDVYTCPLAMSDGAARTLVEAGDATLIDRALPRLISRDPDRCWTSGQWMTELPGGSDVSRTETIARPGFDGVWRLFGRKWFTSATTGQMALALARPDGNPPGSRGLALFYIELRDDEGRLQGIRVNRLKDKLGTRKVPTAELSLEGTPARLVGAPNGGVRAIVPMLQVTRIWNSVSAASFMRRGIALARDYARRRVAFDAPLNRQPLHTETLATLQAEFEGAFHLSFLTAGLLGAEETGVADERQRHLLRVLTSITKLTTGRQAVDVMSEVIEAFGGAGYVEDTGLPTLLRDAHVLPIWEGTTNVLALDTLRALAQPGTWEAILSLADELMAGVNDASLARASVHARTALDHARRWFGEARDRARLERGARRLALTIGRSLELALLISHATWSLTEEHDGRTRAAALRFARTPIDLIDDDDCDDTALADDMPM, encoded by the coding sequence ATGATCGAACTGTTCCATCAGCAACCCCCATCGTTGGGGAACCAGTACACCGACGACCGGGTGCTCCGGTCGTTCCTGCGCCGCGCGCTGCCGCGCGATGTGCTGGCGCAGGTTGAACCCGATCTGACGACGATGGGCGAACTGGCGGGGGGTGAACTGTACCGCCTGCACCTCGCCGACCGCCTCAACGAGCCGGTACTGACGCAGTGGGACGCCTGGGGTGAACGTATCGACCACATTGAGGTATCGCCGCTCTGGAAGCGCGCTGCGAGACTCGCCGCTGAGTATGGGCTGGTCGCGCTGCCCTACGAACGAACCTACGGCGTGTTCTCGCGGATCGTACAGTTCGCGCTCGTGTACCTGTTCCACCCCTCAACCGATGTGTACACCTGCCCGCTGGCGATGAGCGACGGCGCCGCGCGCACCCTGGTGGAAGCGGGGGATGCTACCCTGATCGACCGCGCCCTGCCGCGCCTGATCAGTCGTGACCCGGATCGCTGCTGGACGAGCGGGCAGTGGATGACCGAACTCCCCGGCGGTTCCGATGTCAGTCGCACCGAAACCATTGCCCGCCCTGGTTTCGACGGCGTCTGGCGATTGTTCGGCAGAAAATGGTTCACCTCAGCAACGACCGGGCAGATGGCGCTGGCGCTGGCGCGACCCGATGGCAACCCGCCCGGCAGTCGCGGGCTGGCGCTCTTCTACATCGAACTGCGCGACGACGAAGGGCGACTCCAGGGGATTCGCGTCAACCGTCTGAAGGACAAACTCGGCACGCGCAAGGTGCCGACCGCCGAATTGAGCCTGGAAGGAACGCCGGCGCGACTGGTCGGTGCGCCGAACGGCGGAGTGCGCGCGATTGTGCCAATGCTCCAGGTCACCCGCATCTGGAACAGCGTCTCGGCAGCGTCATTCATGCGGCGGGGCATTGCCCTGGCGCGCGATTACGCCCGTCGGCGCGTTGCCTTCGATGCGCCGCTGAACCGGCAACCGCTCCACACCGAAACCCTGGCAACGTTGCAGGCGGAGTTCGAGGGCGCATTCCACCTGAGTTTTCTGACCGCCGGGTTGTTGGGCGCCGAAGAAACCGGCGTCGCCGATGAGCGTCAGCGACATCTGCTGCGTGTTCTGACCTCGATCACAAAACTGACGACCGGACGGCAGGCGGTCGATGTGATGAGCGAAGTGATCGAGGCATTCGGCGGCGCCGGATATGTGGAGGACACCGGTCTGCCGACGTTGCTGCGCGACGCGCACGTGCTCCCGATCTGGGAGGGCACGACCAATGTGCTCGCGCTCGACACGCTGCGCGCACTGGCGCAACCGGGGACATGGGAAGCCATTCTGAGTCTGGCGGACGAACTGATGGCGGGCGTCAATGATGCCAGCCTCGCCAGAGCCAGCGTACATGCGCGCACCGCACTCGACCATGCCCGGCGCTGGTTCGGCGAAGCGCGCGACCGGGCGCGCCTGGAGCGCGGCGCGCGTCGCCTGGCGCTGACGATCGGGCGCAGCCTGGAACTGGCGCTTCTGATCTCCCATGCAACCTGGTCGCTTACGGAGGAGCACGATGGACGGACGCGCGCGGCAGCACTGCGTTTTGCCCGCACACCCATCGACCTGATCGACGATGACGACTGCGACGACACCGCGCTGGCGGATGACATGCCTATGTAA
- a CDS encoding DUF6623 family protein — translation MSTTVLQTMWVHGHSLQIEDHDALVSHWRSGFCLYVEGKPDSLNWLHASIPTPGSAGDRPRRIGAVMITGCTMSNDAIVRDIHVYDGDIKIGDINDVNLSGDIGMVRFTLLDHPEVHTAIGISLGLSFGAAPLPHGISITAVGAEFV, via the coding sequence ATGTCAACCACCGTTCTCCAGACCATGTGGGTGCATGGTCACAGCCTGCAGATCGAAGACCACGATGCGCTTGTGTCACACTGGCGCTCTGGTTTCTGTCTCTACGTCGAAGGCAAGCCCGACAGCCTGAACTGGCTGCATGCCTCGATCCCGACGCCGGGATCCGCTGGCGACCGTCCGAGGCGCATTGGCGCAGTGATGATTACGGGTTGCACAATGTCGAACGACGCGATCGTGCGCGATATTCACGTGTACGACGGCGATATCAAAATTGGCGACATCAACGACGTCAACCTGAGCGGCGATATTGGAATGGTTCGTTTCACGCTGCTGGATCACCCGGAGGTGCACACCGCCATCGGAATTTCGCTCGGTCTCAGTTTTGGCGCAGCGCCGCTGCCACACGGGATCAGCATCACCGCTGTCGGAGCGGAGTTCGTATAA
- a CDS encoding radical SAM protein, translating into MSYPAYLDLYDQGVLHERAAIAHERLASCTLCPLACRADRLHDEAGECRVGREAVVASFGPHFGEEDVLRGWRGSGTVFFSGCNLRCVYCQNYDISQFVSGHAVDAAHLADIFLDIQRDGCHNLNLVTPTHVIAQILEALTIAIPRGLRLPIVYNTSGYDSVAALRLLDGVVDIYMPDVKYSDSAIGQQYSGIPHYWEVVRPALREMHRQVGDLRVERGLAVRGLLIRHLVLPGRLAGSQEVLRFIAEEISRDSWINLMDQYHPAYRAFGYPELTRRLTPNEYAEVVACARSLGLHRGIPLDTTR; encoded by the coding sequence ATGTCATATCCGGCGTACCTGGATCTCTACGATCAGGGAGTGCTGCACGAACGCGCTGCCATCGCGCATGAGCGGCTGGCGTCCTGCACGCTCTGCCCGCTGGCGTGTCGCGCTGATCGGCTGCACGACGAGGCGGGAGAGTGCCGTGTCGGGCGGGAGGCGGTTGTTGCGTCGTTTGGTCCGCATTTTGGCGAGGAAGATGTGCTGCGCGGCTGGCGCGGCTCCGGGACGGTGTTCTTCAGCGGCTGCAATCTGCGTTGCGTCTACTGCCAGAACTATGACATCAGCCAGTTCGTCAGCGGGCATGCGGTTGATGCTGCGCATCTGGCGGACATATTTCTCGACATCCAGCGCGATGGGTGCCATAACCTCAATCTGGTGACGCCAACCCACGTGATTGCGCAGATCCTCGAAGCGCTGACGATCGCCATTCCGCGCGGTCTGCGCCTGCCCATTGTCTACAATACGTCCGGGTATGACTCGGTTGCGGCGTTGCGGCTCCTCGACGGTGTTGTGGACATCTATATGCCAGACGTCAAGTACAGCGACTCGGCAATCGGTCAGCAGTACTCAGGCATTCCCCACTACTGGGAAGTGGTGCGTCCGGCGCTACGCGAAATGCATCGCCAGGTTGGCGATCTGCGCGTCGAGCGCGGGCTGGCGGTGCGCGGGCTGCTGATCCGCCATCTGGTGCTACCGGGGCGACTCGCCGGTTCACAGGAGGTGCTCCGCTTTATTGCCGAAGAGATTTCGCGCGATTCGTGGATCAATCTGATGGATCAGTATCACCCGGCGTATCGCGCCTTTGGCTATCCTGAGTTGACGCGGCGCCTGACACCGAACGAGTATGCTGAGGTCGTCGCCTGTGCCCGTTCACTTGGGTTGCACCGCGGCATTCCGCTGGACACGACCCGATGA
- a CDS encoding molybdopterin-dependent oxidoreductase has translation MRPRATDWSLALATGAAFATGLWTLTVGRPEGWWVFALHGATGYLVLLLLFPKLARVSGRLLPGMRDPRAWAGLTTTLLAVLTILCGIAWIGGGDLVILGYNLLNWHILLGIVLTVALSAHMVIRARPLRPTDRTRRQALRAGAFALGAALIWPLQERLIGGLGMAGAQRRFTGSREVGSFSGNAFPVVSWMADRPAPLDVATWRLRVAGLVAAPYAATRDELDVRDELIATLDCTGGFYTTQRWSGVRVGALLDRAGILPETRWVRFVSITGYRWSLPLAQAREALIAVRVGDELLSHGHGAPARLVAPGERGFVWVKWLTLIEARAEPDPGQLLAINISGFIDDPEHT, from the coding sequence ATGCGACCGCGAGCAACCGATTGGAGCCTGGCGCTGGCAACCGGCGCCGCTTTCGCCACCGGTCTCTGGACCCTTACCGTCGGGCGACCGGAGGGATGGTGGGTTTTTGCGCTGCACGGCGCGACCGGTTACCTGGTGCTGTTGTTGCTGTTCCCCAAACTGGCGCGTGTCAGCGGGCGCCTGCTGCCGGGCATGCGTGATCCACGCGCCTGGGCGGGATTGACGACAACCCTCCTGGCTGTGCTGACGATCCTCTGCGGCATCGCCTGGATCGGCGGCGGCGATCTCGTGATCCTCGGCTACAACCTCCTGAACTGGCACATTCTGCTTGGCATCGTGCTGACCGTCGCGCTTTCCGCCCACATGGTCATCCGCGCCAGACCCTTGCGTCCGACGGATCGCACCCGGCGACAGGCGTTGCGCGCAGGAGCGTTTGCGCTCGGTGCAGCGCTGATCTGGCCCCTTCAGGAGCGACTCATCGGCGGGTTGGGGATGGCAGGCGCACAGCGACGTTTTACCGGCTCGCGCGAAGTGGGAAGTTTCAGTGGGAATGCCTTTCCGGTCGTCAGCTGGATGGCGGATCGTCCGGCGCCACTCGACGTGGCGACCTGGAGGTTGCGCGTTGCCGGACTGGTTGCCGCGCCGTATGCCGCAACCCGTGACGAACTCGATGTACGCGATGAGTTGATTGCGACCCTCGACTGCACCGGCGGTTTCTACACCACCCAACGCTGGAGCGGTGTGCGGGTGGGCGCACTGCTCGACCGGGCGGGGATACTGCCGGAGACGCGCTGGGTACGCTTCGTATCGATCACCGGGTACCGCTGGAGTCTGCCGCTGGCGCAGGCGCGAGAAGCGTTGATCGCCGTGCGGGTCGGCGATGAACTGCTCAGTCATGGTCACGGCGCGCCTGCCCGCCTGGTGGCGCCCGGCGAACGCGGGTTCGTGTGGGTCAAATGGCTGACGCTGATCGAAGCGCGCGCTGAACCAGACCCCGGGCAGTTGCTGGCGATCAACATCAGTGGATTCATCGACGACCCTGAACACACGTAG
- the coaE gene encoding dephospho-CoA kinase (Dephospho-CoA kinase (CoaE) performs the final step in coenzyme A biosynthesis.), whose protein sequence is MPYKGLYLIGLTGNIACGKSTVLAMLQERGAAVIDADQVTRQVQQPGEPVYQAIIEAFGEAILVAPGGPIDRQRLGAVVFSDPQALRRLEQIVHPAVHARILAWLDEVAAHAQVAVIDAVKLLEAGWKQVCDAIWVVTCTPEQQLRRLIETRGMSEAEARMRIAAQPSQESRAAQADVVIDNSGSLDATRAQVNAAWERIPIDRRTGRGSQ, encoded by the coding sequence ATGCCGTACAAGGGTCTCTATCTGATCGGTCTGACCGGCAACATCGCCTGCGGCAAGAGCACCGTGCTGGCGATGCTCCAGGAGCGCGGCGCGGCGGTCATCGACGCCGATCAGGTGACCCGGCAGGTGCAGCAACCGGGTGAACCGGTCTACCAGGCGATTATCGAAGCTTTCGGCGAGGCAATCCTGGTTGCGCCGGGCGGACCGATCGACCGGCAGCGGTTGGGGGCAGTCGTTTTCTCAGACCCGCAGGCGTTGCGGCGGTTGGAGCAGATTGTCCATCCTGCGGTTCACGCACGCATCCTGGCGTGGCTCGACGAAGTTGCGGCGCATGCACAGGTCGCCGTGATCGATGCTGTCAAACTCCTGGAAGCTGGCTGGAAGCAGGTCTGTGATGCAATCTGGGTGGTGACCTGCACCCCGGAGCAGCAACTGCGCCGCCTGATCGAAACGCGCGGCATGAGCGAAGCTGAAGCGCGGATGCGCATCGCCGCCCAACCGTCGCAGGAAAGCCGGGCAGCGCAGGCGGATGTCGTGATCGACAACAGCGGCTCGCTCGACGCAACCCGCGCGCAGGTCAACGCAGCGTGGGAACGCATTCCCATCGACCGGCGAACAGGGCGGGGGAGCCAGTAA
- a CDS encoding amidohydrolase family protein encodes METVDILLVHGAVVTMDSAWRIFLDGAVAVRGNEIVAVGPSADLTARFSARETVDCRGCAIIPGLINAHAHVPMSLLRGLVADQQLDVWLFGYMFPVESRFVDPEFVFTGTQLSCAEMIRGGTTTFVDMYYFEEEVARAADLAGMRAICGQTVMRLPTPDAASFDEGLERARMFIEQWHGHERIIPTIAPHAPYTCTDTIYREAAALCRRYGVPLVTHLSETEREVEESRQEREVTPIRYARRVGAFDGKCIAAHCVHATEDDIRLLREGHVGVVPCPSSNLKLASGIAPIRRFIEAGLRVGLGTDGPASNDDQDMFTEVHLAALLPKGVSGDPTAVPARDALALATSSGARAIHLDHLIGSLEAGKRADIAVVALGRLHSAPRYHYAPDALYSHLVYGARSADVRDVLVDGRFLLRNQTLLTIDEEDVLRRAQIIADRIDVFLAAREDNLLDKILAIGGVQQSEIFEVQAKAPIDPQTAERVIQSLYEPGITITKASERTQYDTYFLWDDEERGRIRIREDHRTDPGARAEPKYTITLMAPALRGEYQSAILFGRARYTARADRTLRFYREYFQPDRIVEIEKRRRRWRIQYRDADFAVNLDTLIGHARPGPYLEIKSRTWSRKDAEHKVELIGELLRRFGVPEDALIRQEYVELELASVER; translated from the coding sequence ATGGAGACTGTCGATATTCTGCTTGTTCATGGCGCGGTGGTGACCATGGACTCCGCGTGGCGCATCTTTCTCGACGGGGCAGTCGCCGTGCGCGGCAACGAGATTGTCGCCGTCGGTCCTTCCGCCGACCTCACGGCGCGGTTCAGCGCACGCGAAACCGTCGATTGCCGGGGATGCGCGATCATCCCCGGTCTGATCAATGCCCACGCACACGTGCCGATGAGCCTGTTGCGCGGTCTGGTCGCCGATCAACAACTCGATGTCTGGCTCTTCGGGTATATGTTCCCGGTCGAGAGCCGCTTTGTCGATCCGGAGTTTGTTTTCACCGGTACGCAACTCTCGTGCGCCGAGATGATCCGCGGCGGGACGACGACCTTCGTCGATATGTACTATTTCGAAGAAGAGGTCGCCCGCGCCGCCGACCTTGCCGGTATGCGCGCGATCTGCGGGCAGACGGTGATGCGCCTGCCCACCCCCGATGCGGCGTCCTTCGATGAGGGGTTGGAGCGCGCGCGCATGTTCATCGAACAGTGGCACGGGCATGAGCGGATCATTCCAACCATTGCGCCCCATGCCCCCTATACCTGCACCGATACGATCTACCGTGAAGCGGCTGCACTCTGCCGTCGCTACGGCGTGCCGCTGGTCACCCACCTCTCGGAAACCGAACGCGAGGTCGAGGAGAGTCGTCAGGAGCGCGAGGTGACCCCTATTCGCTACGCCAGACGGGTTGGCGCGTTTGATGGCAAGTGCATCGCGGCGCACTGCGTCCACGCAACCGAAGATGATATCCGGTTGCTGCGCGAGGGACACGTCGGGGTCGTCCCCTGCCCATCATCGAACCTGAAACTTGCCAGCGGCATCGCTCCCATCCGACGCTTCATCGAAGCCGGTCTGCGCGTGGGTCTGGGCACCGATGGACCGGCATCGAACGATGATCAGGATATGTTTACCGAGGTTCATCTGGCTGCCCTGCTGCCAAAAGGGGTGAGCGGCGATCCGACGGCAGTGCCGGCACGCGATGCGCTGGCGCTGGCAACATCATCTGGCGCGCGGGCGATCCATCTCGACCACCTGATCGGGTCGCTCGAAGCAGGGAAACGCGCCGACATCGCAGTTGTCGCGCTGGGGCGGCTCCATTCCGCGCCGCGCTATCACTACGCGCCCGACGCGCTCTATTCACATCTGGTCTACGGCGCGCGCTCGGCGGATGTGCGCGACGTTTTGGTGGATGGGCGCTTCCTTCTGCGCAATCAGACGCTGCTGACGATCGATGAGGAAGATGTGTTGCGCCGCGCGCAGATCATCGCCGACCGGATCGATGTGTTCCTGGCTGCGCGGGAAGACAACCTGCTCGATAAGATCCTGGCAATCGGCGGCGTTCAGCAATCCGAGATTTTCGAGGTGCAGGCGAAGGCGCCAATCGACCCGCAAACCGCCGAACGTGTCATTCAGTCGCTCTACGAACCCGGCATTACGATTACCAAGGCGAGTGAACGCACCCAGTACGATACCTACTTCCTGTGGGACGACGAAGAGCGTGGGCGTATCCGCATTCGTGAAGATCACCGTACCGATCCAGGCGCGCGCGCCGAGCCAAAGTACACCATCACCCTGATGGCGCCCGCCCTGCGTGGCGAATACCAGTCGGCGATCCTGTTCGGTCGCGCCCGCTACACCGCCCGCGCCGACCGTACCCTGCGCTTCTACCGCGAGTACTTCCAGCCAGATCGGATCGTCGAGATCGAAAAGCGCCGCCGCCGCTGGCGTATTCAGTACCGCGACGCCGATTTTGCAGTCAATCTCGACACCCTGATCGGGCACGCACGCCCCGGACCGTACCTGGAAATCAAGAGTCGCACCTGGAGTCGGAAGGACGCCGAACACAAGGTGGAACTCATCGGTGAACTGCTGCGACGCTTCGGCGTTCCCGAAGATGCGCTGATCAGGCAGGAGTACGTTGAACTCGAACTGGCGAGTGTTGAACGGTGA
- a CDS encoding DNA methyltransferase, producing the protein MDSLPSQLTEPIVVQNHRAAVEAYLGDTRLRPLLLLGDAHVILEQFPESSIDVVMTSPPYWGKRDYADGGIGMEPDYHCYIQHLAQICLRIKRVLKPGGSFWLNLGDTYHSSLTLIISIRRLKTTTLFAFTRIGWRQERSKSSGLLYNHVWVLMP; encoded by the coding sequence ATGGACTCGCTGCCGTCGCAATTGACCGAACCGATCGTTGTTCAGAATCACCGTGCAGCCGTTGAAGCCTATCTTGGCGATACGCGCCTCCGACCTTTGCTCCTGCTGGGCGATGCTCACGTGATTTTGGAGCAGTTCCCTGAGTCGAGCATCGATGTCGTCATGACATCGCCGCCGTACTGGGGGAAGCGCGACTATGCCGACGGCGGCATCGGCATGGAGCCTGATTACCATTGCTACATTCAGCATCTTGCGCAAATATGCCTGCGTATCAAGCGTGTCCTGAAGCCGGGCGGCTCTTTCTGGCTGAACCTTGGCGATACCTATCACAGCAGTTTAACTTTGATCATTTCCATACGCCGCCTGAAGACAACGACTCTTTTCGCATTCACACGTATCGGATGGAGACAGGAACGCAGCAAGAGTTCAGGCTTGCTCTACAATCACGTTTGGGTACTGATGCCATAG